In Moorella sp. Hama-1, a single genomic region encodes these proteins:
- a CDS encoding NifB/NifX family molybdenum-iron cluster-binding protein → MQVAITAQGNDLAAATDPRFGRCQYFVIADTEKGTFTAVANDNLAAGGGAGVATAQVLVNRGVEVVLTGNVGPNALRVLQGAGIKVYSTPASTVQAALQQWQAGGAAPLSQANVGSHFGMGRGGRR, encoded by the coding sequence ATGCAGGTAGCTATCACGGCCCAGGGTAACGACCTGGCGGCAGCCACCGACCCCCGCTTTGGCCGCTGCCAGTATTTTGTCATCGCGGACACGGAAAAAGGAACCTTTACAGCTGTGGCCAATGATAATCTGGCCGCCGGGGGCGGCGCGGGTGTGGCTACGGCCCAGGTGCTGGTCAATCGCGGGGTGGAAGTAGTCCTGACCGGTAACGTTGGCCCCAATGCCCTGCGGGTTTTACAGGGCGCCGGGATTAAGGTTTACTCAACCCCGGCGTCGACGGTCCAGGCCGCGTTACAGCAATGGCAGGCCGGCGGGGCCGCACCTTTATCCCAGGCTAACGTAGGTTCCCATTTTGGTATGGGTCGAGGAGGTAGAAGATGA
- a CDS encoding type II toxin-antitoxin system RelE/ParE family toxin, producing MRIDWTEPAAADLEEIYSYIAMDSIEKAKRYISRLFTSIEGLGVFPYSGHMVPEVARPDIREIIAGRHRVIYHVENERVIILAIIHTSRDVANMQVKPWEIF from the coding sequence ATGAGAATTGATTGGACGGAACCTGCGGCAGCAGACTTAGAGGAAATTTATAGTTATATAGCGATGGATTCTATAGAAAAAGCGAAAAGATATATATCCCGGCTTTTCACTTCTATAGAAGGACTTGGCGTGTTTCCTTATAGCGGCCATATGGTTCCAGAAGTAGCAAGGCCAGATATTAGAGAAATAATCGCCGGACGGCATAGGGTAATTTACCACGTAGAAAATGAAAGAGTAATTATTCTCGCTATTATTCATACCAGCAGGGATGTTGCGAATATGCAGGTTAAACCGTGGGAAATATTTTAA
- a CDS encoding ATP-binding protein: MQELLVISGKGGTGKTSLVAALAALAEDKVLADCDVDAADLHLLLRPEVESVNEFYGSSKAVINADLCTRCGRCREVCRYQAITDGAPARALSGSGQSPSSGSRQSTPVFQVDPIACEGCGVCAHTCPAGAITMKSNLAGYWYISATPYGPLVHAQLGLAEDNSGKLVTQVRQEARRLAEENNAWLIITDGPPGIGCPVISSLTGVTLALVVTEPTVAGWHDLERVVKLADHFKVPVAVCINKYDLAPEKSREIEAYCYEQGLAVAGKIPFDVDVARALVNAVPLTACSRGIAATAVEALWDSLQVQLVKAFNSK, encoded by the coding sequence ATGCAAGAGTTGCTGGTAATTAGCGGTAAGGGCGGGACCGGGAAAACTTCCCTGGTAGCCGCTTTGGCGGCCCTGGCGGAGGATAAAGTCCTGGCCGACTGCGATGTGGACGCTGCCGACCTGCACCTGCTTCTTCGGCCGGAGGTGGAGAGCGTCAACGAATTCTACGGTTCCTCAAAAGCAGTGATCAATGCCGATCTCTGCACCAGGTGCGGCCGGTGTAGGGAGGTTTGCCGCTATCAGGCTATCACGGATGGAGCACCAGCCCGGGCTTTATCCGGTTCCGGCCAGTCTCCGTCCTCTGGTTCGCGGCAGTCAACTCCCGTTTTTCAGGTGGACCCCATAGCCTGTGAAGGTTGCGGTGTCTGCGCCCATACCTGCCCGGCCGGGGCCATTACTATGAAATCTAATCTGGCCGGGTACTGGTATATCTCGGCAACCCCTTACGGCCCCCTGGTGCATGCCCAGCTCGGCCTGGCGGAAGATAATTCCGGCAAACTGGTGACGCAGGTTCGCCAGGAAGCCCGGCGCCTGGCCGAGGAGAATAATGCCTGGCTGATCATCACTGACGGCCCTCCCGGCATCGGCTGCCCGGTCATATCTTCCCTGACGGGAGTAACCCTGGCCCTGGTGGTGACGGAACCGACGGTAGCCGGGTGGCACGATTTAGAACGGGTGGTTAAACTGGCCGATCACTTTAAAGTACCGGTAGCCGTTTGCATTAACAAGTATGACCTGGCCCCGGAGAAGAGCCGGGAGATCGAGGCTTACTGTTACGAGCAGGGCCTGGCCGTGGCTGGCAAGATCCCCTTTGATGTCGACGTAGCCAGGGCTCTGGTCAATGCCGTACCCCTTACAGCCTGTTCCCGCGGGATAGCAGCCACCGCCGTCGAGGCTCTGTGGGACAGCTTGCAGGTGCAATTGGTGAAGGCTTTTAACAGCAAGTAG
- a CDS encoding Fur family transcriptional regulator, which yields MDQINVEAILKEKDLKVTPQRKAILSVLAGTRAVMNVQELFQEVIKILPGTNFSTVYRNLDTLLARGLLCRISRETGGDLYELRREEGHHHHVICKGCGASIPVKFCPLEAMAAELAGKGFLPTEHHFEVYGLCEHCRGKRER from the coding sequence GTGGATCAGATAAATGTAGAAGCAATCTTAAAAGAAAAGGACCTCAAGGTTACCCCCCAGCGCAAGGCTATCCTGTCCGTGCTGGCCGGTACACGGGCGGTTATGAACGTCCAGGAGTTATTTCAAGAAGTTATCAAGATCCTGCCGGGGACCAACTTTTCCACCGTCTACCGCAACCTGGATACCCTGCTGGCCAGGGGACTTTTGTGTCGCATCAGCCGGGAAACCGGCGGCGATTTGTATGAGCTGCGGCGGGAAGAAGGCCACCACCACCATGTTATCTGCAAGGGCTGTGGGGCTTCCATCCCCGTCAAGTTTTGTCCCCTGGAGGCCATGGCCGCGGAGCTGGCCGGGAAGGGTTTTCTCCCTACGGAGCACCACTTTGAGGTCTACGGTCTTTGCGAACACTGCCGGGGAAAGAGGGAGCGCTAA
- a CDS encoding ABC transporter substrate-binding protein produces MSKKYGFAARTICLLILIIIFLTGCSSKTTGTQNGNTRKTVKTFVDGTGKEVKISCPVDKIVCITSGVSEILYALGSADKIIGRDGYSIFPAALEKIPVMAKSSFAPNLETIIQSAPDVVIADTMLKDDLRAKLEEAGLPVLVYTTSYPHETALVTKQMGELTGKEETAAKLIAFSDKYYQIIKERVAKIPEDKKPRVYYEWNKPYYSAGDKTPAADRITLSGGKNIAASQKVKYPELAPEWLAGQDPQIIICMASRDAADEMKALYDEILARPALKQTTAVSQKKVYIMSWGLGTGIRSVIGSLYWAKWFHPGVFADLDPEAVHRQLLQEFYHMELKGTWVYPESK; encoded by the coding sequence ATGAGCAAAAAATATGGTTTTGCCGCCAGGACAATATGCCTGCTAATACTGATAATAATCTTTCTAACCGGGTGTAGCAGCAAAACAACTGGCACTCAAAACGGTAATACCAGGAAAACAGTCAAAACGTTTGTTGACGGCACCGGCAAAGAAGTAAAAATTTCCTGCCCGGTGGATAAAATCGTTTGTATTACTTCGGGTGTGTCAGAAATTCTTTATGCTTTAGGCAGCGCTGATAAGATCATCGGGCGTGACGGCTACTCGATCTTCCCGGCTGCCCTGGAGAAAATCCCGGTCATGGCTAAATCTTCTTTTGCTCCCAACCTGGAAACCATCATCCAGAGCGCCCCGGATGTAGTCATTGCCGATACCATGTTGAAGGACGACCTGCGGGCCAAGCTGGAAGAGGCCGGCCTGCCGGTCCTGGTCTATACGACTTCTTATCCCCACGAAACCGCCCTAGTAACTAAACAAATGGGCGAACTGACGGGGAAAGAGGAAACAGCGGCCAAACTTATTGCCTTTAGCGATAAATACTACCAGATTATTAAGGAAAGGGTAGCCAAGATACCAGAGGACAAAAAGCCCCGGGTTTACTACGAGTGGAATAAACCTTACTACAGTGCCGGCGATAAAACCCCTGCTGCCGATCGTATTACCTTATCAGGCGGTAAAAATATTGCCGCCAGCCAGAAGGTTAAATATCCCGAACTAGCTCCTGAATGGTTGGCCGGGCAAGATCCCCAGATCATTATCTGCATGGCCAGCCGGGATGCCGCGGATGAAATGAAGGCCCTCTACGATGAAATCCTGGCCAGGCCGGCATTAAAGCAGACGACAGCGGTTAGCCAGAAAAAGGTCTATATCATGAGCTGGGGCCTGGGCACCGGGATCAGGTCGGTAATCGGTTCCCTTTACTGGGCCAAATGGTTCCACCCCGGCGTTTTTGCCGACCTCGACCCGGAAGCTGTTCACCGCCAGTTACTGCAGGAGTTCTACCACATGGAATTAAAGGGTACCTGGGTTTACCCGGAATCTAAATAA
- a CDS encoding NifB/NifX family molybdenum-iron cluster-binding protein, whose protein sequence is MMKIAVATEGSMVAEHFGHCSQYSLFNVADGKVSSKEVIANPGHQPGFLPGYLADLGVTCVIVGGIGSRAVELFCEQGIEVISGAAGPVDAAVKAYLDGNLQSTGGTCNHDLEGHEGCDH, encoded by the coding sequence ATGATGAAAATCGCCGTTGCAACTGAAGGAAGCATGGTAGCCGAGCACTTTGGTCACTGCTCCCAGTACAGCCTTTTTAACGTTGCCGATGGTAAGGTAAGCAGCAAAGAAGTCATTGCCAATCCCGGTCACCAGCCTGGTTTCCTGCCCGGCTACCTGGCCGATTTAGGCGTTACTTGCGTTATTGTCGGCGGCATCGGCAGCCGGGCCGTAGAGTTATTTTGCGAGCAGGGTATTGAGGTCATCAGCGGTGCTGCTGGCCCTGTAGATGCCGCTGTGAAGGCCTACCTTGATGGAAATCTCCAGAGTACCGGCGGTACCTGTAACCATGACCTTGAGGGTCACGAGGGCTGCGATCACTGA
- a CDS encoding 4Fe-4S binding protein, producing the protein MAARVDEDKCTGCGSCAEVCPVEAITIDNIATIDPDECLECGACVDECPNGAISLE; encoded by the coding sequence ATGGCAGCCAGGGTTGACGAGGATAAATGCACCGGATGCGGTAGCTGCGCCGAAGTATGTCCTGTAGAAGCCATTACAATCGATAATATAGCCACAATTGATCCTGACGAGTGTTTGGAATGCGGCGCCTGCGTCGACGAATGCCCCAATGGTGCCATTAGCCTTGAGTAG
- a CDS encoding FecCD family ABC transporter permease, translated as MMHSSMAGKNATGDAEGDFYARLASHKILIIILLSLALLGALAISLGLGSANISFQELWQIIKGAVTTASSGPETGNKLARTVILNLRLPRALLATLAGCSLAGAGVVMQGILRNPLADPYILGISSGASFGAALAVVLGLGKLAGFTLAKGYIVVACAFTFGLLTTFVIYGLASLRSLAPETLILAGVALGYLFSAGVSLLKYLSSHEELRELTLWLMGGLAGAKWQPLFLLFPVCLAALGFLWRYAWDLNALGAGEEVAANLGVNLSRLRRNGAVGASMLASATVAFTGIIGFIGLVAPHLGRFLVGSDYRYLIPASCLLGALLLLAADTLARTVASPIEIPVGVITSLIGVPFFLSLLFRERRRWWS; from the coding sequence ATGATGCATAGTAGTATGGCCGGGAAAAATGCTACCGGCGATGCCGAGGGTGATTTTTATGCGCGGCTGGCAAGTCATAAAATATTGATAATCATTCTTTTAAGCCTGGCTTTGCTAGGTGCTCTGGCAATTTCCCTTGGCCTTGGCAGCGCCAATATCAGTTTCCAGGAGCTCTGGCAGATTATCAAGGGGGCGGTAACAACCGCCTCCTCCGGCCCGGAGACAGGGAACAAACTGGCCCGGACAGTCATTTTGAATCTCCGCCTGCCCCGGGCCCTGCTGGCCACCCTGGCCGGCTGCAGCCTGGCCGGAGCAGGGGTGGTGATGCAGGGAATTTTACGCAATCCCCTGGCCGATCCTTATATCCTGGGCATCTCCTCCGGTGCTTCCTTCGGGGCGGCCCTGGCGGTGGTCCTGGGCCTGGGAAAGCTCGCCGGTTTCACCCTGGCGAAAGGTTATATTGTCGTTGCCTGCGCTTTTACCTTTGGCCTGCTGACAACTTTTGTCATCTATGGATTAGCCAGTCTCCGGAGCCTGGCCCCGGAGACCCTCATCCTGGCCGGCGTGGCCCTGGGTTATCTCTTTTCCGCTGGCGTTTCTTTACTGAAGTACCTGTCTTCCCATGAAGAACTGCGTGAACTCACTCTCTGGCTCATGGGAGGATTGGCCGGGGCTAAATGGCAACCTTTATTTTTGCTTTTTCCTGTTTGCCTTGCTGCCCTGGGTTTCCTCTGGCGCTATGCCTGGGACCTCAACGCCCTGGGAGCCGGGGAGGAAGTGGCCGCCAACCTGGGCGTTAATCTTAGCCGGCTGCGCCGCAACGGTGCCGTCGGCGCCTCCATGCTGGCCAGCGCTACGGTGGCATTTACCGGGATTATTGGTTTCATTGGCTTGGTGGCCCCCCACCTGGGCCGATTCCTGGTCGGCAGCGACTATCGTTACCTGATCCCGGCTTCCTGTTTGCTGGGAGCTCTCCTTTTGCTGGCGGCCGACACCCTGGCCCGGACGGTGGCCAGCCCCATCGAAATCCCGGTAGGGGTGATTACTTCTCTAATCGGTGTACCCTTTTTTCTCTCCCTGCTGTTCCGGGAAAGGAGGCGCTGGTGGTCATGA
- a CDS encoding ATP-binding protein: MIITVASGKGGTGKTTIVTNLALALARKMPVQVLDCDVEEPNAHLFLHPEFQEEEEVTLPVPEVDSNKCDGCGKCSEACAFHALAVAGGRVITFPEMCHGCGGCALVCPQGAITEKPHRIGVVARGQAGRIAFAHGMIDVGHPLAPPVIKAVKKRAAGEGLTLIDAPPGTSCPVVAAVKDSDFCLLVTEPTPFGLNDLKLAVGMVRELGVPFAVVINRSSLGDQRVERYCRQERIPVLLKIPFDKRYAATYARGKCLVEEYPDWVAAFVGLWQEIERLVSQHARVAGN, from the coding sequence ATGATTATTACAGTGGCCAGCGGCAAGGGAGGCACGGGGAAAACGACCATCGTGACTAACCTGGCCCTGGCCCTGGCCCGTAAAATGCCGGTCCAGGTCCTGGACTGTGATGTCGAAGAACCCAATGCCCATCTCTTCCTGCATCCGGAATTTCAGGAAGAGGAGGAGGTGACCCTGCCGGTACCCGAAGTTGATAGTAATAAGTGCGATGGCTGCGGTAAATGCAGCGAGGCCTGCGCTTTTCACGCCCTGGCCGTCGCCGGCGGGAGGGTAATTACCTTCCCGGAGATGTGTCACGGTTGCGGCGGCTGTGCGCTGGTATGCCCCCAGGGAGCCATTACGGAAAAGCCCCACCGTATCGGAGTGGTGGCCAGGGGCCAGGCCGGCAGGATTGCTTTTGCCCATGGGATGATCGACGTGGGCCATCCCCTGGCGCCGCCGGTGATTAAAGCGGTGAAAAAAAGAGCCGCCGGGGAAGGGCTGACCCTTATCGACGCGCCGCCGGGTACTTCCTGCCCGGTGGTCGCCGCCGTAAAGGATAGCGACTTCTGCCTGCTGGTTACCGAACCCACCCCCTTCGGGCTCAACGACCTGAAGCTGGCCGTCGGCATGGTGCGGGAACTGGGGGTTCCCTTTGCGGTAGTTATCAATCGTTCCAGCCTGGGTGACCAGCGGGTGGAGCGTTATTGCCGCCAGGAGAGAATCCCGGTCCTCCTAAAAATACCTTTTGATAAACGCTATGCTGCCACCTATGCCCGGGGAAAATGCCTGGTGGAAGAATACCCTGATTGGGTAGCGGCCTTTGTCGGCCTCTGGCAGGAGATAGAGAGGTTGGTGTCACAGCATGCAAGAGTTGCTGGTAATTAG
- a CDS encoding metal ABC transporter permease, whose product MYIFSFAFMQRAFLAGIITAILAAVMGVFIVLKRMSLVGDSLAHASLAGVAAGMLLGFYPFYGALLFAAGAALVIEFIRGAFRRYAEIALAVVMSGGMALAVVLISLGKAFNADLFSYLFGSLVAVSPADVRVIAGAGLVIIVSIALLHRELFAITFDEEAAYLTGIPVRAVNIYFTLLTALTVALAVRVVGTLLVAALMVIPPAVSLQLARSFKATFGIAIGVALIAVVSGLYTAFVFDVAPGGTIVLIAAAILVAVILAKGASSRWIRWIR is encoded by the coding sequence ATGTACATCTTTAGTTTTGCTTTCATGCAGCGGGCCTTCCTGGCGGGTATTATTACCGCCATCCTGGCTGCGGTTATGGGCGTCTTTATTGTCTTAAAGCGTATGTCCCTGGTAGGGGACAGCCTGGCCCATGCCTCCCTGGCCGGGGTGGCCGCTGGGATGCTTTTGGGCTTTTATCCCTTCTACGGTGCTTTGTTGTTCGCCGCCGGCGCTGCCCTGGTGATTGAGTTTATCCGCGGCGCTTTCCGGAGGTATGCCGAAATCGCCCTGGCGGTGGTCATGTCCGGCGGCATGGCCCTGGCCGTAGTACTGATCAGCCTGGGGAAGGCTTTTAACGCTGATTTGTTTTCCTATTTATTCGGCAGCCTGGTGGCTGTATCCCCGGCCGATGTGCGGGTCATCGCCGGCGCCGGTTTGGTAATTATCGTATCCATAGCCCTGCTGCATCGCGAACTCTTCGCCATTACCTTCGACGAGGAGGCGGCTTATCTTACCGGGATACCGGTCCGGGCCGTCAATATCTATTTTACGTTGCTCACGGCCCTGACCGTGGCCCTGGCGGTGCGGGTGGTGGGGACACTGCTGGTGGCGGCCCTGATGGTGATCCCGCCGGCAGTTAGCCTGCAGCTCGCCCGTAGTTTCAAGGCTACCTTCGGCATAGCCATCGGCGTGGCTTTAATCGCCGTCGTCAGCGGGCTTTATACCGCCTTCGTTTTCGACGTGGCCCCCGGGGGAACCATTGTCCTCATCGCCGCCGCCATCCTGGTGGCAGTCATTCTCGCGAAAGGAGCAAGCAGCAGGTGGATCAGGTGGATCAGATAA